In the Phyllopteryx taeniolatus isolate TA_2022b chromosome 1, UOR_Ptae_1.2, whole genome shotgun sequence genome, actTTATACttcagaggtgtggactcgagttcCATGACTTGGACTCAAGTCAAACTCGAGTCATGCATTTGATGACTTTTGAGTTGAGACTTAGACTAGACTAGACTAGACTGGcaacttgacttggacttgaacagcaatgactcgtgacttcacttggactcgAGCCCATGCagtgacttgaaaagacttgccgTGTTTACTGAAGTATTGCCATATAACACTCTGCACTTCTCTCTCTCAATAGCTCAACATGCCAAACGTCATGTATGCTcatttttgttagcattagcagttagcTTTGTGAGTGctcacgcaaatagttacacggTAGACCGGGCGTGccctgtctgggcttcctgttcattacagtctggtttatcAGTGCAGTGTtatcaagaatcagtcttgtatttctttttctttttttttaactcaatttATTTACCGATCAGCACAAagctagcatctattcgacatgaagcaacattcttctttgtgtccttttcattttcatgtaGTGCTCCGATTGTTCCGACTGAGATACCAAggataaaattgtgcctttataacaagatgacaaacatgtgttcctctttttaaaaataatgcctTGTTTTTGTaacaagaaatgccaagtttaaactatttattcttgttttatttatttgtatttatgtttgaaattgccagactagaaatgtttgtagacaagtaaatgcagtttcctgctaaaTGCACAAtctgaatttaagaaaaaatactgttgattgaAAGAGGAAACCAATCATTCGTTCATCATTAAGTGAAAtatctcattttctcttgtgtatttataattgctctttaaccaaacaaaaaaatattttagacaATTACTTGATTTTTCGATAGAATTGCCAGTAGGATACTCGATTACTATTTACAGCACTAGTGGATACACATtctcatttgtgacaggtctgtcaatgtcacttcagaaatagagtgagaaaaagtaagtcatagcatgTTGTATACTTTTTCATAGAATAATTGAAAACGTACTATTGATTGGTTTTGAAAAGGCACAAacgacaataaaatatattaattaaatatataaatatgacatatattaaaatatattattactttggtgttaaaatgactcgaaaggactcaAAACTCAAAGTGTAAGACTtatgacttgactcgggacttgcttgTCTTGACTTGGgtcttgactcgggacttgagggtaACGACTTGAGACTTAAATGTCACTTGCAAAGGAATGACTTGGTCTCACCTCTGGTATACCTATACATATACACTAAATACACTTATTTATATAGATCTGTGTGGCCCTTTCTGTTGGGTTGACTGGAATCTGTGACAGACAGAATCTCTCTCGTGTAAACATgtcatgtaaatatatttaattagtCATCTGTCACAGATTCCAGCACAATCCCCGATGAGCCATTTTTGATACAAATTGTATCAGGAACTGAGTCACCGATGTGATGCAGTATGTTAACTTGTCACTCCGTGTGTAGCTCACACTCTTGATGTAGTAAGTATGTTCCAACTCATGTACTATTATGGAAAAATCCTGTGTTCAAAGGCAGTTCTGGGCCTACTTTGTGTAGGTATGTTAACTGCTTTTGGGATTTTTGGTTCAAAACTGCTTATTTTCTGCAGCATCTCTGTTGAAAGAAATGTGGAAGTTCAGCTTTGTGGAGGGGGCGCAGTCCTTCTTGACCAGTGTAAAGTGTTGAGAACGAAAGCTGCCTTTTTTGCAGCCTGTGTACCTGACCTGGGATGCTGTCGAAAAGAAGCAAATCCAAAAATGTGTGTAACAAAGAAGCGCCTTCACCCGGGCCTGCTGGCACCATGTGTCAGTTTGGCGTCCGAGTGTGGGTCCAAAGTAATGCCTCTTCATGGCATCGTGCTTACGACACATCTGATACTCTGAACTATGTTCAGCTAACTGTTGTGCATGTTTCCGCGCCTTTTGATTTATGCATGTGTATTTGTGCCGACTTGACTCAGCAGCATTAAAAGTTCACTCCAACAACTCTGTAATAATTTTACTATTGTAACTGTAGCTGTGATTGTTCATTAAAGAGTACCTCTAAGAAACAaaatggttattattatttttagttacGTTTGTTTCTGTAGTGTATAGTGTATTTAAAGATAATTTGACAGGCTTTCACCACAGCctgttttagttttgtttgttttgggtttcCTTCCTTCAGTaagcaggtaaaatgcatgctctataggGTTTAAGTTTGGAGATTGATTGGCCAgtctaaaaccttccacttGCTTTCCCTGATTAACTACTTtcttgtgttggcagtgtgttttgggtcttcTTGCTTGCAGCATGATGCAGAATCTCCCAATCAGTTAGTTGTcatatttctttaaattgtctgggaaaatgtttctgtggacatttgagttcatttttcTGCCATCATGTTACATTGATGAAGATTAATGAAAAAGTTTCAGACTCATTACCTCCACTGAATATCATAGATTGGTTTGTTTGGGATCATTAGCAGATCTGTTCTTTTCCTAAACttagtcttttgttgttttgtgataCGTTTCCCAAATACCACCACAGATGAAAGCTGGGAAAGCAGGACACTATGAGGGGCTGTCTGGgacataattcaggattacctctcacacacactagtGAAATGCTCTTACATACACTATGCAACTCAGTAGTGCAAATGAGAGCGTTTACACTAGTGTGCCTAAAAGGATTTCATTATTGTTTAAAGCCATTTCAGTTAAAATGGAAGCCCTTCCATTATTTTCAAACTAAAACGCGTGTCTTCAAAGTAGTTCACCTCACTGTCTGCCCAACAGCCTGCAAatacagtggatgtaaaaagtcgacactgttcaaatgccaggtttttgtgatattaaaaactGAGATCAAGATAATTTTAAAACGTCTTCCACCAAAAATGTGACCTATGACTTGTACAACTCAGttgagaatttttaaaaatcttttcaaaaggggaagtaaaagtaaataactGAGATAATCTGGTTGCATACGTGTGCACATCCACATTATAACTAGGGAAGTCAGGCAATCATTCACTCCCACATTCACAGCattactgagtgggaactgaaccctaCGCGGCCCGCACCATAGTCAGGCCAGTGTTCCACTACATTATGAAATCAAAATATGCGGTGGTTTTATTTTGAACGGGGGGCCTTTATTTTGATATGCAAGCGTCTGCTGTTCAGATGAGCACAAGTAACGACTTCTCTTGTGTTGCCAATTAACTGTTATTTGTGCTCATAATGTCTGCAGACTTTAAAGATACTGTAGAGAAATAAATATGCACACTGGACCTTTTTGCGTGTGACTGTTGATTAAATGTAGTGTAGATATGCAATTTCAATGACTGCTTATAATTGTATCGTTTTTATTTCCTAACTAGCTAATTTATACTATacattatacagtgggtacggaaagtattcagacccccttaaatttttaactctttgttatattgcagccatttgctaaaatcatttaagttcatttgttcctcattaatgtaaacacagcaccccatattgccagaattgattttttttctgatttattaaaatagaaaaactgaaatatcacacagccatcagtattcagaccctttgctgtgacactcatatttaactcaggtgctgtccatttcttctgatcatccttaaaatggttctacaccttcactggagtccagctgtgcttgattatactgattcgacttgattaggaaagtcacacccctgtctatataagatcttacaactcacagtgcatgtcagagcaaatgagaatcatgaggtcaaaggaactgcctgaagttcagagacagaattgcaCAGATatgaccaaggttacaaaaaatattgtgctgcacttaaggttcctaagagcacagtggcctccataatccttaaatggaagacgtttgggatgaccagaacccttcctagagttggccgtccggccaaactgagcaatcagggaagaagagtcttggtgagagaggtaaagaagaacccaaagatcactgtggctgagctccggagatgcagtcgggagatcggtgaaagtaaaaaaaaaacctttccagTTTCTCAAATTTCCTCTGGaaattttgttttagtttttaattttaaatttaattgggGATTGTGGCTTTCACAAATCAACAGAGCTCACGCttgttttttataaatacttTTTATAAGCTTCAACGCCTAGCAACGTTAGAAAACACGCTACATACTGTACGTATCTCCGtttttaatgtttacatttttgttcagtctgtcgtggggggagtagctggacccaagagcaggcggaggcagatgtaaaatgatgaacagtttattgagcaaaggttatggaggtggctctggatgtgttggcaggcggcggcgtggacagttggtaggcagtggacagaacaggcgacTGGCTTGATGGCAGGAAGGacatgggtcaggaacacaggtgAGCACTGgaaacgaggagacacaagttAACAAGGAAggcgaggaacagtatagcgcgcttgacataaggtgggccgtggtaccactaggAGAGGTTGCAATACGgaggcgaggatttcctggaacaggcaggcttatatacaccggtggcgATGAGGCTGATttaagacaggtgctgaaaacagagaggggtgggggagagagagaggacacaaagcaccctcccggctccaataatggaactgcagggcagtatatgacagcaaccccctctcaacggacgcctcccggcgtcctgccaggcttcctCAGTTGAGCCTTgtagaagtcgtccaaaagaGTAGGATCGAGCATGAGGTTCCGGGAAATCCAAGAACACTCCTCCGGCCcgtacccttcccagtcgacaaggtactggaaccccctccccctagACCTCACGTCGAGGATGGTCGTCAATCACccggggggagggggtggggtaGGAGGTGGTTCGGCTGGAGGGCTTAGGGCGCAGGTGGACACAGGCTTCAGCAAAGAgatgtggaatgtgggatgaattttCATGGAAGCTGCaattggacggaagtgggattgatgatcttGGTAATGGGGAAGGGACCAATGAAACGCGGCGTgagaaaggtgtcaattctggtcttgttggatcacAGTttggcttttgatacagtagatcataatatactgctgaacaagttggaaatgtgggtagggctaaatggaacagtccttaaatggttcaggtcctacctggaggaaaggagttattttgtaacgactggaagtgttcaatctcatcgaatggcaatgacctatggggtccctcaaggatcagttcttggacccctcctgttcagcctgtatatgctacccttgggtcttcagaactttaattttgactatactatagctatgcagatgacagttatatctagcagtatctccagatgactacagttcaattgtaaAAAGGTGTTGTgccactgtctaaaacagatacatAACTGGATCAGCCAAGATTTTCTTAAATTAAACcccaacaaaactgagataattgtttttggcaataagaggattgctgttagtaaatacctggagtcactctctttaaaaaccaaagatcCAGTCCacaaccttggtgttctgatagattccgacctgactttcaacagtcatattaaatcaattacaaaaactgccttctaccatctgaagaacatatccagagtgaaggcttgcatgtgtcaagcagaccaggagaagctcatccatgcttttatctcaagtagacttgactattttaatggtcttctgactgaactccccaaaaagagcattaaacagctgcagctcattcagaatgctgcagctcaggttctgatcagAACATAGAGgccagagcatattactccaattctaaagtctttacactggcccccagtcagctttagaatagattttaaagttctgctactggtctataaaccaaaatggtttaggtcctgaatacatgaaagaaatgctaatggaatagaAACCCAGTAGGGttctgagattgacagactcaggtcaaatagtggagcacagtcaaaagcaaacatggtgaagcagcatttatctattatgctgcacacaaatggaataagttgccaatagAAGCAACATCAGCCCCAagcgtgaatgtttttaagtccaggttaaaatccccccccccatacttttaagagcatttccacttttaaatatttcctgcactgtacacagttttaattgtacttttatttttcctgttttatcttttcccccctttgtttttaaatgcttttaatcatatagagcacattgagttaccttgtgtatgcaATACactaaatttgctttgcttccaCAAAGGACCCTGTCATTTTTCTGCTCATGCAATTACTTCTCTACATTAACACGTCTCAGGTGTTTACTGTAGTTAGTCTAATTACTCAGCTTTTCTTgtttgtggcatttgtgttggcTTGTGAATACAAAGTTCACCAAAGTGAACTAGAATTAGTTCACTTTGCTGTAGTTTTGATCATTGACTTGCTGCTTTATTGCTCATAACAGAAGACAAATTGCcaagtttaaaatattttattggtgATCCAACCCAAAGTTTTGCAAACCATGTATCAAACAATCCTTACATACTGACTCTGAAATGAAGAACAGCAAACTGTGACAGCTGGTGCCAGAACATTGCAAACAAGCTATCTTAGTTGGGCAGGCCAAGAACATGAAGTACCTCAAGTCAACTGGAGCACCCCGCTTCCAAGGAAATAACTGGCAGGTTTAAGCTTTGTGAATGCAACTCAAAAATGGTCTTGGAAGCACATGCTATTTTTCCTGCTATGGCAAACACTTTAAACACAAAGGGCAGGCAAGTGCTTTATaacaccttttaaaaaaaaaaaaaaaaaaaacctgcaccaGCTGTCAAGTATAGcataacaaatacagtatgtactgacTGTTTACAATACCACAATGTactgttaatttaaaaataaaacatgttcatCTTCCTGTTAATTCATTTCAAACATCtacagcactttgtttgcaCAAAGGATGTTTATCCTGAAATCATACAAGCAGTATCTGTTTAACACCTGTTGTAACGGGTAACCACTAAGCATACACCAGGTTCAAATGAAAATATCCCCCCTTTGTAAATGTCACGTATTACAGTAAATCTTCACACTTGTCTCAAGCACAGCTGGAGGTCCACCTCCATGTTTTTGCGACAAGATGGTTAGGGCCCTGTCATCAAACATTACCAGGACTGAAGATTTCTGCCAGGCCTCATACGTTCCACATTTTCACGTGCTGAGACCACCACTTCGAACACATTTGGGAGCCACACTAGGACGCAACCATCAACTAGCTTATGTTGGTAACACTTTCAAGCTGGAGGCTTGTTGTGTAACAGTTTCCCTTTGTCACCTTTGCTACCTTCATTCATCAACACCTGAAAGTGACAGACCGGGTGTCTCTTTTCCcaacaaaatctgaaaatgaaTCCTGTTTGAAAGGAAACACTGGagaacaattttaaatgaaacatgAATGACAATATGACACATGGTGTCTCACCTCTGAAGTGTGGGACAGTGGATTAAAAACAAGGTGTTAGcgataaaatgaaacaaaagtgGAGCGAACAACAGAACTATCATACTGAATTGGAGATCATTGACCTTTAGCTTTCTAGGGATTTGTTTGAAAAGAACCCAGTGTATTCCTCTTTGGTGTGACAGTGTCTTATCCCACACATGGTAGACATCTCACAAGGAGCACAACTTTGGCAGGCTGACAGGAGAAAAGGTCAACATTTGTTTGAGGGGGGCTAGAGGCGAAGTGCATCAGTTATCAATGAGAAAGCATGCAGCCATTTTGGAGAATGTTGGGTCTTCTTTTCACATGGACTCAAACTCATCGATGCGCTGCTTAGTGTTGCCCTGCCGGATCTGACGCAGCGTTTTGTACTTGTCCCGGCCCGCCTTCACGTTTTCAGCATGCAGGACATCGTTCTGAGTCTTCTTGGTTTCGTCTCTGGCTTCGGCCAACTCTGAACTTAAAGTCTAAGACGACGAGAGAGGAGCAGAACGTAAATTTAAATTCTTTGAGTCATTTTGGGTTTAATGAAATTGAGCAGAACATACCAGGAGCTGCTTCTTGACCCGCTCGTTCTTCTGGGCTTCGGTGACACGAGCCTCCTCACTGCGTAGATCGAGTTGGCTGACGCCCTCGTTGGACAGCTCGGCGCTGGCCTCGGCGTGGTTTTCATCCTGCTCGTCGTGCTCGCTCTCTGCGTGGCCGCCCACGGAGGTGGGGAACGTATTTATGGCGGTCTTCAGCTCGTCTTTGGTCTTCTCTAGGTCCTCCTGGGCTGAAAGAGCCTGCATAAGGGGGAGCAGCGCAAATAAGAGCACACAGTCAATGTCAGCGTTTTTCTGGACTGCGGTGAAGTGAGCTGCACCTTGTGTTGCCATTCTGTGGCCTCgtcctctttcttcttcttggcgTCTTCCAGGAGAGCAATCTTGGCTGTGAATTCAGCTAGTTCTGCAGCCTTGAAACAAACGATAGACACGAATAAAACTACGTAGAAAAACAATGCAatcacaaagacacacacaccagttGCTCCTGGTTCTTCTGCTGGTCTGCTGCCTGTTTGGCCAGCTCGCCTTTAGCCTCTTCTGCTACTCGTCTCTCCTTGttcaacctctcagcctcctcCCGCGCCTTCCTTCTCTCTTGGTCCAGCTCCACGGCCCGGCGTGTCTGCTCCTCAAGCTCTGACaacatgcaaaaacacaaacagatgCGCGAACACACAGATAGAGAAACAACAGAAAGGGAGAGAGACACACCCATCCACACAGATAGAAAATGTCACTTTCAATACAGTTAACCCTCGCTACTGTATAGCACGGTTCACTTACTGCGGGTTCAGTGCCTCACAGATTTTTcttttagtcagtgtagtgcgCGGTTACTCACCTGTACATCTCTGATACGGTTAGCTTTTTTGGCTTTGTGATTTTAATGTGCCAGCAATGAATCATATGGTAAATTAGGCTCTTATtcttggcagaaaaagaaaccctTCAATTTTCTactccgcttatcctcaccagggtcgcgggcatgctggagcctatctcagctatcttcgggcgagatgcagggtacaccctgaactggtcgccagccaatcgcagaccacatataaacaaacaaccattcgcactcccgttcacacctacgggcaatttagagtcttcaatcaacctaccatgcatgttttggggatgtgggaggaaatacCTTACTGAGTAATCTCAACTAATATGTTTGTTAAGTCACCAAATTGCTTGCAGATACAATAACATGACTGGAAAGTTACCATTTAAAACAAGCCATTGTCAGTCACAGTCGGAATTTAcgaataaattcacaaataccaaccttagctGGACGAATACCTAATGGACATATTCATAACAATATCGACCGAAACAAATGAAAGTATAGAGCAATGTTTAGTTGGATTTCGACAACTACAGTattgtagttaaaaacatcGCCGTAGTTAATTCTGGGTTCCCAAACTGCTTTTCGCTGACTACAATGCCAAGACCGTCAAGTGTGAGGAACGGTTGGAGTGTTGTTCATATCTCTCAAGCAGAGCAGACACACCTAAAATAGATGGTGTTTCACATAGTGGCATTGAACTGCATATGTGAAACttgtaaattataataaatcaTTGACTGCTACTTTGCAGATTTGATTTATTGCAGGGATTTCCTGAACAATAAAtgagggtttactgtatttcataGCTTCTGTATTCTATCGAATGAATACATTGTGGCTTTGtaagaatttgtatttttatttacatttccccgcgaccctagtgaggagaagcggctcagaaaatggatggatggatggatatttacatttcacacaGCGTGCAAAGTTTTGGAAATAAGGGATTGCAAAGAGAAGGCTTTACACTTTCCATGCTGTAGTACCTTTCTGGGCTCTCACGGTCTGCTCTTCAATCTGTCTTAGCCTTTCCATGAGTTCATCTTTCTCACGCTCAATCCTTTCCTTCTCTTTCTCTGCAGCCTCTCGCTTCTTCTTCTCATTCTCCAGCTGGGTCCTGACATATTGGAATGCAAAGTACATGAGGATATAACAAGCATTTGATGTATTTTAGAGACTTTTAGAGTCTCTCTCTAGAATAGCTATTCAGCACTTTCCTCTAGTGGACAACAGCTAGTAAATGTCAGCTTCTTGACCTGATAGAAACTGCTTTGTTCATGGCACTTTTAAACAGGAACTGTGAAGTACCTCTCCATCTGCTTTTGAAGCTTCTCCTCCCGAGCCTGAGCCTTCATCTGCTGCACCTCGATGGTGTCAGGCTTCCTTCTTCTCATGTACAGCTCATGGTTACCCATACAGAGCGCCAAGATGCGCTTGTTGATGCGAAGTCGTGGAGCGTAAAACACAAAGTCCTGCAGACAACAGTGAAGTATAGCACCATTGATAAGACCTGCTTTTTGTGCGTTGGAAGCTGGAATGGTGTTCACTGCTTCGACACTCACCGGTGCTTTCTTGTCAATGGGTTTGATAGTAAACTTCTTGTCGTTAAAGGAGATGTTTCGAATCTCACTCCAGGGGAAGCCAATCTTTGGTGTCAACCTGAAGGGCAACAACACATTGAGGACGGTGGATTGTTCTTTTTCTTATCAACAGACTGTTTGATTCCCCAAGT is a window encoding:
- the LOC133489920 gene encoding radixin isoform X1, which produces MPKPINVRVTTMDAELEFAIQPNTTGKQLFDQVVKTVGLREVWFFGLQYVDSKGYITWLKLNKKVTQQDVKKENPLQFKFRAKFFPEDVSEELIQEITQRLFFLQVKEVILNDENYCPPETAVLLASYAVQAKYGDYSKDVHKHGYLTHDRLLPQRVLEQHKLTKEQWEDRIQTWHEEHRGMLREDSMMEYLKIAQDLEMYGVNYFEIKNKKGTQLWLGVDALGLNIYEHEDKLTPKIGFPWSEIRNISFNDKKFTIKPIDKKAPDFVFYAPRLRINKRILALCMGNHELYMRRRKPDTIEVQQMKAQAREEKLQKQMERTQLENEKKKREAAEKEKERIEREKDELMERLRQIEEQTVRAQKELEEQTRRAVELDQERRKAREEAERLNKERRVAEEAKGELAKQAADQQKNQEQLAAELAEFTAKIALLEDAKKKKEDEATEWQHKALSAQEDLEKTKDELKTAINTFPTSVGGHAESEHDEQDENHAEASAELSNEGVSQLDLRSEEARVTEAQKNERVKKQLLTLSSELAEARDETKKTQNDVLHAENVKAGRDKYKTLRQIRQGNTKQRIDEFESM
- the LOC133489920 gene encoding radixin isoform X2, with the translated sequence MMEYLKIAQDLEMYGVNYFEIKNKKGTQLWLGVDALGLNIYEHEDKLTPKIGFPWSEIRNISFNDKKFTIKPIDKKAPDFVFYAPRLRINKRILALCMGNHELYMRRRKPDTIEVQQMKAQAREEKLQKQMERTQLENEKKKREAAEKEKERIEREKDELMERLRQIEEQTVRAQKELEEQTRRAVELDQERRKAREEAERLNKERRVAEEAKGELAKQAADQQKNQEQLAAELAEFTAKIALLEDAKKKKEDEATEWQHKALSAQEDLEKTKDELKTAINTFPTSVGGHAESEHDEQDENHAEASAELSNEGVSQLDLRSEEARVTEAQKNERVKKQLLTLSSELAEARDETKKTQNDVLHAENVKAGRDKYKTLRQIRQGNTKQRIDEFESM